One genomic segment of Aliarcobacter cibarius includes these proteins:
- a CDS encoding heavy metal translocating P-type ATPase codes for MSIIECNHCHLSFDEKIMIKENDLNFCCGGCQNVYHILKSENLDSFYEKLGNKTLSAPLHVSNDDLVKFDSENFLKNYTTITKDGFTQIDLILEGIHCAACVWLNEKILYDTKGIIEANINFTTNKARVVFNSEILKLSKIIKKIRSIGYNAYAYDSSVADKQASKAKQDYFVRIMVAVVCTMNIMMLSVAKYTGFFTGMSPEVKDMIHFAEFLLTTPVLFFSGFVFYKGAYFGIKNRMVNMDLLVSTGATMTYIYSLTILFGAKGESYFDSVSMIVTFVLVGKYLEVIGKKSAVDTLDKIKSTLPLEAIVISKDGKKETKALNMIRIGDIIELKIGEKVPVDGKIIFGNASFDESSLTGESIPVYKKVGDSLFSGTVILDSLIHFEVTKDFKNSTFSSIVTLLEDSLNSKPKIQTLANKLSRGFSLIILSIAFITFLVWYYLGLDLGFYFEGTNQFERSFITAVSVVVIACPCALALATPMASLVGISELAKKSLLFKEAKYIETLANADIVVFDKTGTLTKGELEVSNINLFKDDEKSLNLLYSLLDSSNHPVSIAVKKYIKEKYKVTQLVLEDVKNIEAKGLSARYGKDEILGGNEALLKEFEVDLNIELNSKTTQYLFAINKKIIATFELKDELKDDAKELIDYLKSQNIESVMLTGDNSFVASDVANKLGIENYRAALSPKDKADFVKEQKNNGKIVVMVGDGVNDSVALSFSDVAIAMGNSADISMMVSDVVLLSSKLKSLKDAFIISKKTYKHIKQNLGFSLVYNAVTIPLAMAGLVIPLFAALSMSLSSLVVVLNSLRIKVR; via the coding sequence TTGTCAATTATAGAGTGTAATCATTGTCATTTATCATTTGATGAAAAAATAATGATAAAAGAGAATGATTTAAATTTTTGTTGTGGTGGTTGTCAGAATGTTTATCATATTTTAAAAAGTGAAAATTTAGATTCTTTTTATGAAAAACTTGGAAATAAGACTTTAAGTGCTCCTTTACATGTCTCAAATGATGATTTAGTAAAATTTGATTCAGAAAATTTTTTAAAAAATTACACAACAATTACAAAAGATGGATTCACTCAAATTGATTTGATTCTTGAAGGAATTCATTGTGCCGCTTGTGTTTGGTTAAATGAAAAGATCTTGTATGATACAAAAGGTATAATTGAAGCAAATATAAATTTCACTACAAATAAAGCAAGAGTTGTTTTTAATAGTGAAATTTTAAAACTTTCAAAGATTATAAAAAAAATACGTAGCATAGGTTATAACGCTTATGCTTATGATTCAAGTGTTGCAGATAAACAAGCAAGTAAAGCAAAGCAAGATTATTTTGTAAGAATAATGGTAGCTGTTGTTTGTACAATGAATATTATGATGTTAAGTGTAGCAAAATATACAGGTTTTTTTACTGGAATGAGTCCTGAAGTAAAAGATATGATTCACTTTGCAGAATTTTTACTTACAACTCCTGTATTGTTTTTTAGTGGTTTTGTTTTTTATAAAGGTGCTTATTTTGGTATAAAAAATCGTATGGTAAATATGGATTTACTAGTAAGTACTGGTGCAACTATGACTTATATTTACTCTTTGACTATTTTGTTTGGAGCAAAAGGAGAGAGCTACTTTGATTCAGTTTCTATGATTGTAACCTTTGTTTTAGTTGGAAAATATCTTGAAGTTATTGGTAAAAAATCTGCAGTTGATACATTAGATAAGATAAAATCAACACTTCCTTTGGAAGCTATAGTTATAAGTAAAGATGGTAAAAAAGAAACAAAAGCTTTAAATATGATAAGAATAGGGGATATCATTGAACTTAAAATCGGTGAAAAAGTTCCAGTTGATGGAAAAATAATTTTTGGAAATGCCTCTTTTGATGAATCTAGTTTAACAGGTGAGTCAATTCCTGTATATAAAAAAGTGGGAGATTCTTTATTTAGTGGAACTGTAATTTTAGATTCTTTAATTCACTTTGAAGTTACAAAAGATTTTAAAAATTCTACTTTTTCATCGATAGTTACACTTTTAGAAGACTCTTTAAATTCAAAACCAAAAATTCAAACTTTAGCAAATAAACTTTCAAGAGGTTTTAGTTTAATCATTTTAAGTATTGCTTTTATTACTTTTTTAGTTTGGTACTATTTAGGTTTAGATTTAGGTTTTTATTTCGAAGGAACAAATCAATTTGAAAGATCTTTTATAACTGCTGTTTCAGTAGTTGTGATTGCTTGTCCTTGTGCTTTGGCGCTTGCTACTCCAATGGCTAGTTTAGTCGGAATTAGTGAATTAGCAAAGAAATCTTTATTGTTTAAAGAGGCAAAATATATTGAAACTCTAGCAAATGCAGATATTGTTGTATTTGATAAGACAGGAACTCTTACAAAAGGTGAATTAGAGGTTAGCAATATTAATTTATTTAAAGATGATGAAAAGAGTTTAAATCTTCTTTATTCTTTACTTGATAGTTCAAATCATCCTGTAAGTATTGCTGTTAAGAAATATATTAAGGAAAAATATAAAGTAACACAGTTAGTTTTAGAAGATGTGAAAAATATTGAAGCCAAAGGCTTAAGTGCTAGATATGGAAAAGATGAAATTTTAGGTGGGAATGAAGCACTATTAAAAGAGTTTGAAGTAGATTTAAATATAGAATTAAATTCAAAAACTACTCAATATTTATTTGCAATAAACAAGAAAATAATTGCAACTTTTGAACTAAAAGATGAATTAAAAGATGATGCAAAAGAGTTGATTGATTATTTAAAATCTCAAAATATTGAATCAGTAATGTTAACAGGTGATAATAGTTTTGTAGCTTCAGATGTTGCAAATAAATTAGGAATTGAGAATTATAGAGCAGCTTTGAGTCCAAAAGATAAAGCAGATTTTGTAAAAGAGCAAAAGAATAACGGTAAAATAGTAGTTATGGTTGGTGATGGAGTAAATGATAGTGTAGCTTTAAGTTTTAGTGATGTTGCTATTGCTATGGGAAATTCTGCTGATATTTCTATGATGGTTTCAGATGTTGTACTTTTAAGTTCAAAATTAAAATCATTAAAAGATGCTTTTATTATTTCTAAAAAAACATACAAACATATAAAACAAAATCTTGGTTTTTCATTAGTTTATAACGCTGTTACAATACCATTAGCTATGGCAGGACTTGTAATTCCATTATTTGCAGCACTTTCAATGAGTTTAAGCTCTTTAGTAGTTGTTTTAAACTCACTTAGAATAAAAGTTAGATAA
- the ccoS gene encoding cbb3-type cytochrome oxidase assembly protein CcoS → MINDTLFFMLIVGLIISAGMLLLFVWAAKSGQFDDASKMTNGMLFDSVEDLNDAIKKENSVKEAKKSIKKEEE, encoded by the coding sequence ATGATTAATGACACACTTTTTTTTATGTTGATTGTTGGTTTAATAATTTCAGCTGGAATGCTTTTACTTTTTGTTTGGGCAGCAAAATCAGGACAATTTGATGATGCATCAAAAATGACAAATGGTATGCTTTTTGATAGTGTAGAAGATTTAAATGATGCTATAAAAAAAGAAAACTCAGTAAAAGAAGCAAAAAAAAGTATAAAAAAAGAGGAAGAGTAA
- a CDS encoding tyrosine-type recombinase/integrase → MTFYNRNGILYARINGKRVSTKLVYSKENIKLYKSYAKNEEFFKKFDVKNDSTKTIADLCEEVLIEKEKKLQQTTIDSYWSNFKTHILPFIGNKCPHEITPKQIKEWYSSINTLGTLNICVNSILKPAFEIAIIEGYIRTSPFVVKFPTLRSNYEMNPFNLEEIKLLLDNAEGWFKNFLGIAFFTGLRTGEILALEWKDINLQNSLISITKTQTRGINKQPKTKNSIREIDILYQAEIFFRNQQKISGLGQNIFNATKRTGKLYGSCSLKYRWKELLKNCNLEYRNIYQTRHSFASNMLSNKEDIFWVSKMLGHKNPNITLERYSKYVKKDRNKKITFLDKENFIFAQN, encoded by the coding sequence ATGACATTTTATAATCGTAATGGCATACTTTATGCAAGAATCAATGGAAAAAGAGTATCCACCAAACTAGTATACTCAAAAGAAAATATCAAGCTTTATAAAAGCTATGCAAAAAATGAAGAGTTCTTTAAAAAATTTGATGTTAAAAATGATTCTACTAAAACTATAGCAGATCTTTGCGAAGAAGTATTAATTGAAAAAGAAAAAAAGCTACAACAAACAACTATTGATAGCTATTGGAGTAATTTTAAAACTCACATATTACCATTTATTGGTAACAAATGTCCACATGAAATTACACCTAAGCAAATTAAGGAGTGGTATTCAAGCATTAATACTTTAGGAACATTAAATATCTGTGTTAACAGTATTCTAAAACCAGCTTTTGAAATTGCAATAATAGAAGGCTATATAAGAACTAGCCCATTTGTAGTTAAGTTTCCAACTCTAAGAAGTAACTATGAAATGAACCCTTTTAACCTTGAAGAAATAAAGCTGTTATTAGACAATGCAGAAGGTTGGTTTAAAAACTTTTTAGGCATAGCATTTTTCACAGGTTTGCGTACAGGAGAAATATTAGCTCTAGAATGGAAAGATATAAATTTACAAAATAGTTTAATTTCTATAACTAAAACTCAAACTAGAGGAATAAATAAACAGCCTAAGACAAAAAATAGCATTAGGGAAATAGATATTTTATATCAAGCAGAAATATTTTTCAGAAATCAACAAAAAATAAGTGGTTTAGGACAAAATATTTTTAATGCAACTAAACGAACGGGAAAATTGTACGGAAGTTGTTCATTAAAATATAGATGGAAAGAACTTCTTAAAAATTGTAATTTGGAATATAGAAATATTTATCAAACTAGACATAGCTTTGCAAGTAATATGTTAAGTAACAAAGAGGATATATTTTGGGTTTCAAAAATGCTAGGACATAAAAATCCAAATATAACTCTTGAAAGATATTCTAAATATGTAAAAAAGGATAGAAATAAAAAAATTACTTTTTTAGATAAAGAGAATTTTATCTTTGCACAAAATTGA
- a CDS encoding c-type cytochrome — MKKIVLATVALAAFAFADAPAAYTACKACHGVKGEVNTTTQSKSFVPGNLTKADIEKNLKGYKDGTYGGPMKAIMKGQVAKLSDADIKALADYMGK, encoded by the coding sequence ATGAAAAAAATCGTTTTAGCAACAGTAGCATTAGCAGCTTTCGCATTTGCAGATGCACCAGCAGCTTATACAGCTTGTAAAGCATGTCACGGGGTTAAAGGTGAAGTTAACACTACAACTCAAAGCAAATCTTTTGTTCCAGGAAACTTAACAAAAGCTGACATTGAGAAAAACCTAAAAGGTTACAAAGATGGAACTTATGGTGGACCAATGAAAGCAATTATGAAAGGTCAAGTAGCTAAATTATCTGATGCTGATATTAAAGCATTAGCTGATTATATGGGTAAATAA
- a CDS encoding EAL domain-containing response regulator has product MIDNIDILKNVTILYAEDEADLRDVTSSILKSFTKNQYIATNGKEAYELFLEHEDDIDLIITDINMPILNGLDFIKKVKDINLNIPVIVTTAFSNKEYLLEAIDIGVDKYVLKPIDITKLLQAMSQSLVYHELKDLYTDKLTKLSNRNKLKKDLEKNESDLVALIDIDEFATINDLFGEGIGDKILFEFTIKLKDFFPKNAYSIYRIESDKFAVLSNKNSSTEDFYNFCKAFIDKIELESFYVDENEIDINITIGIAKSKGLLAYKYSQRIISYARKRFQKIMIYDDSYKIQQSFEENIKWIKQLKQGFKDNLLQAFFQPIVDTQTQEIIKYEALIRYISPEGVEFGPYSFLQIAKKTKMYPNIVQVILDDALKLIKNKQKRVSINISYDDLSNEKTTNYIYNYLESHKEFTKYLEFEILESEEISDFDLVERFITTVSSYGCLVGIDDFGAGYSNFHLLSRLNVDFIKIDGSLIKDIHNSKDLEIIVKTISNIAKEFHIKTVAEFVSNEEIYHKIKNLNIDLAQGFYFSKPLSYNDII; this is encoded by the coding sequence ATGATAGATAATATTGACATACTAAAAAATGTAACTATTTTATATGCAGAGGATGAAGCAGACTTAAGGGATGTAACTTCTTCTATTTTAAAATCGTTTACAAAAAACCAATATATTGCCACTAATGGTAAAGAGGCTTATGAACTTTTTTTAGAACATGAAGATGACATTGATTTAATTATAACTGATATAAATATGCCTATTTTAAATGGTTTAGACTTCATAAAAAAAGTAAAAGATATAAATTTAAACATTCCTGTAATAGTTACAACAGCATTTTCAAATAAAGAATATTTACTTGAAGCTATTGATATAGGTGTTGATAAATATGTTTTGAAACCTATTGATATTACAAAATTACTTCAAGCCATGAGTCAATCTCTTGTATATCATGAATTAAAAGATTTATATACAGATAAACTAACAAAGTTATCAAATAGAAATAAACTTAAAAAAGATTTAGAAAAAAATGAATCTGATTTAGTTGCTTTAATAGATATTGATGAATTTGCAACTATAAATGACCTTTTTGGAGAAGGAATTGGAGATAAAATTTTATTTGAATTTACAATCAAACTAAAAGATTTTTTTCCAAAAAATGCATATTCTATATATAGAATCGAATCTGATAAATTTGCTGTTTTATCAAATAAAAATTCATCAACAGAAGATTTTTATAATTTTTGTAAAGCATTTATCGACAAAATAGAACTTGAATCTTTTTACGTAGATGAAAATGAAATAGATATAAATATAACTATTGGTATTGCAAAAAGCAAGGGATTACTAGCTTATAAATATTCACAAAGAATCATAAGCTATGCTAGAAAAAGATTCCAAAAAATTATGATATATGATGATTCTTACAAAATACAACAATCTTTTGAAGAAAATATAAAATGGATCAAACAATTAAAACAAGGTTTCAAAGACAATCTTCTTCAAGCATTCTTCCAACCAATTGTAGATACACAAACTCAAGAAATTATAAAATATGAGGCTTTGATTAGATACATTTCACCTGAAGGTGTAGAATTTGGACCATATAGTTTTTTACAAATTGCTAAAAAAACAAAAATGTATCCAAACATTGTACAAGTTATTTTAGATGACGCACTAAAGCTAATTAAAAATAAACAAAAAAGAGTATCCATAAATATATCTTACGATGATTTGTCAAATGAAAAAACAACAAATTATATTTACAACTATTTAGAAAGTCATAAAGAGTTTACAAAGTATTTAGAATTTGAGATTTTGGAATCTGAAGAAATATCAGATTTTGATTTAGTTGAAAGATTTATTACAACTGTATCAAGTTATGGATGTTTAGTTGGAATAGATGACTTTGGAGCTGGATACTCAAATTTCCACCTTCTTTCTAGGCTAAATGTTGATTTCATTAAAATTGATGGTTCACTAATAAAAGATATTCATAATTCAAAAGATTTAGAAATAATTGTAAAAACTATTTCTAATATTGCTAAAGAGTTCCATATAAAAACAGTAGCTGAATTTGTATCAAATGAAGAAATTTACCATAAGATAAAAAATCTGAATATAGACTTAGCTCAAGGTTTTTATTTTTCTAAACCCTTAAGCTACAACGATATTATTTAA
- the gmk gene encoding guanylate kinase yields the protein MENKGAILILSGPSGCGKSTLLKEIYKNIDNYYFSISTTTRAPRTGEKDGVDYYFVNKESFEKDIEDGNFLEWAKVHDNYYGTSLKPIVEALNEGKLVIFDIDVQGHKIVRKKLNTQVTSVFITTPSLTILKDRLYSRNSDSKDIIEKRLINAKEEINSFLDYDYLIVNDDLEKATKEILAIANTARIKAKLFDKEALLNSWFK from the coding sequence ATGGAAAATAAAGGTGCTATTTTAATTCTTTCTGGACCTAGTGGTTGTGGTAAATCTACTCTTCTAAAAGAGATTTATAAAAATATTGATAACTACTATTTTTCTATTTCTACTACAACAAGAGCTCCTAGAACTGGTGAAAAAGATGGTGTTGATTACTATTTTGTGAATAAAGAAAGTTTTGAAAAAGATATTGAAGATGGAAATTTTCTTGAATGGGCAAAAGTTCATGATAACTATTATGGAACATCTTTAAAACCTATAGTTGAAGCATTAAATGAGGGTAAACTTGTAATTTTTGATATTGATGTACAAGGGCACAAAATTGTTCGTAAAAAGCTAAATACTCAAGTTACATCTGTATTTATTACTACACCTTCTTTAACTATCCTAAAAGATAGATTATATAGCAGAAACAGCGATAGCAAAGATATAATTGAGAAAAGATTAATTAATGCGAAAGAAGAGATAAATTCTTTTTTAGATTATGATTATTTAATAGTAAATGATGATTTAGAAAAAGCGACTAAAGAGATTTTAGCAATCGCAAATACAGCAAGAATAAAAGCAAAGCTCTTTGATAAAGAAGCTTTGTTAAACTCTTGGTTTAAATAA
- a CDS encoding UDP-N-acetylmuramoyl-L-alanyl-D-glutamate--2,6-diaminopimelate ligase yields the protein MKLNINGKIFTDNTNELEKDSIFVVSKQNEKFKYVAINNGHEVINANDLKKYLDMGSIKIVGITGTNGKTTTAAAIYSILLDLGYKVALQGTRGFFINGVQEEEYSLTTPVQLGNFAHIQKALENNCQFFIMEVSSHAIEQKRIEGLDFAIKIHTNITRDHLDYHKTIEEYINVKNSFLNDDSLKLINIDDKVVKYNSKNAFTYSLDKPSNFKVDAYSFNQGMHVMFSYAKNNYAFSSLMMGIFNIYNLMASVASVSLITNNKLEDICKVLENFGGVSGRMEIINLDPLIVVDFAHTPDGMDEVLKSFPQKDIICVFGAGGNRDSLKRPLMGKVAAKYSKHIIVTSDNPRFEDPDLIINDIISGIPLNISYEIEVNRKEAIRKAIKLANKNSVILVLGKGDESTQIIYDQKLPFSDKSEILKVLKEIEA from the coding sequence ATGAAATTAAACATAAACGGTAAAATATTTACAGATAATACAAATGAACTTGAAAAAGATTCTATTTTTGTTGTCTCAAAACAAAATGAAAAGTTTAAATATGTTGCTATAAATAATGGTCATGAAGTAATAAATGCAAATGATTTAAAAAAATATTTAGATATGGGTAGCATAAAAATTGTTGGAATAACAGGAACAAATGGAAAGACAACAACAGCAGCAGCTATATATTCTATTTTATTAGATTTAGGTTATAAAGTTGCACTTCAAGGAACTAGAGGATTTTTTATTAACGGTGTTCAAGAAGAGGAGTATTCATTAACTACTCCAGTTCAGCTTGGAAATTTTGCACATATACAAAAAGCTTTAGAAAATAATTGTCAATTTTTTATAATGGAAGTTAGTTCTCATGCAATTGAACAAAAAAGAATTGAAGGATTAGATTTTGCAATTAAAATTCATACAAATATCACTAGAGATCATTTAGATTATCATAAAACAATAGAAGAGTATATAAATGTTAAAAACTCATTTTTGAATGATGATAGTTTAAAATTAATAAACATAGACGATAAAGTTGTAAAATATAATTCTAAAAATGCATTTACTTATTCTTTAGATAAGCCTTCAAATTTTAAAGTTGATGCCTATTCATTTAATCAAGGTATGCATGTAATGTTTAGTTACGCTAAAAATAATTATGCATTTTCATCTTTGATGATGGGTATTTTTAATATTTATAATTTAATGGCAAGTGTTGCATCAGTTTCTTTAATAACAAATAATAAATTAGAAGATATTTGTAAAGTTTTAGAAAATTTTGGTGGAGTTAGTGGAAGAATGGAGATAATAAATCTAGATCCTCTAATTGTTGTGGATTTTGCTCATACTCCTGATGGAATGGATGAAGTATTAAAAAGTTTTCCACAAAAAGATATAATTTGTGTTTTTGGTGCAGGTGGAAATAGGGATAGTTTAAAAAGACCATTAATGGGAAAAGTAGCTGCAAAATATTCTAAACACATAATTGTAACAAGTGATAATCCAAGATTCGAAGATCCAGATTTGATAATAAATGATATAATTTCTGGAATTCCTTTAAATATTAGCTATGAAATAGAAGTGAATAGAAAAGAAGCTATAAGAAAAGCTATAAAGCTTGCAAATAAAAATAGCGTTATTTTAGTTTTGGGTAAAGGTGATGAATCTACCCAAATTATTTATGACCAAAAACTTCCTTTTTCTGATAAATCAGAGATTTTAAAAGTATTAAAAGAGATAGAAGCTTAA
- the tsf gene encoding translation elongation factor Ts, producing MAVTPQLIKELRELTGAGMMDCKNALNETGGDIDKAVQALREAGLGKAAKKAGNVAAEGLVAIEINADNTKAVILELNSQTDFVAKNENFINLTKEITSHALTNGINDAETLNSSSINGQDFPTFLAEKIATIGENLVARKLSTVEGQVVNGYVHVTGRTGVVLAAKCAESVKDKAAALLRNIAMHASAMKPTVISYKDLDPAFVESENRAIRAEIEAENDELARLKKPLKKIPEFVSRSQLTEEAIAAAKARFEEELRAAGKPEKIWANIIPGQIERFITDNTQLDGRFALLSQAYVMDDKKTVEQAIAEVDASIEITGYIRFELGEGIEKKEEDFAAEVAKQMGK from the coding sequence ATGGCAGTAACTCCACAACTAATTAAAGAGTTAAGAGAATTAACTGGTGCAGGAATGATGGATTGTAAAAATGCATTAAATGAAACTGGTGGTGATATCGATAAAGCGGTTCAAGCTTTAAGAGAAGCTGGGCTTGGAAAAGCTGCTAAAAAAGCTGGAAATGTAGCTGCTGAAGGTTTAGTTGCTATCGAGATTAATGCTGATAATACAAAAGCTGTTATTTTAGAATTAAACTCTCAAACAGATTTCGTTGCTAAAAATGAAAATTTTATTAACTTAACAAAAGAGATTACATCTCATGCGTTAACTAATGGAATTAATGATGCTGAAACGTTAAATAGTTCATCTATTAATGGGCAAGATTTTCCAACATTCCTTGCAGAAAAAATTGCAACAATTGGTGAAAATCTAGTTGCTAGAAAATTATCTACTGTTGAAGGTCAAGTTGTAAATGGATATGTTCACGTTACTGGAAGAACAGGAGTTGTTTTAGCTGCTAAATGTGCTGAAAGTGTAAAAGATAAAGCTGCTGCTTTATTAAGAAATATAGCAATGCATGCATCTGCTATGAAACCAACGGTTATTTCATATAAAGATTTAGATCCAGCATTTGTTGAATCTGAAAACAGAGCTATTAGAGCTGAAATCGAAGCTGAAAATGATGAATTAGCTAGATTAAAAAAACCATTAAAGAAAATTCCAGAGTTTGTTTCTAGATCTCAATTAACTGAAGAAGCAATTGCTGCTGCTAAAGCTAGATTTGAAGAAGAATTAAGAGCAGCTGGAAAACCAGAAAAAATTTGGGCAAATATTATTCCAGGACAAATCGAAAGATTTATTACTGATAATACTCAATTAGATGGAAGATTTGCTCTTTTATCTCAAGCTTATGTAATGGATGATAAAAAAACAGTTGAGCAAGCAATTGCTGAAGTTGATGCTTCAATTGAAATTACTGGTTACATTAGATTTGAACTTGGTGAAGGAATCGAGAAAAAAGAAGAAGATTTCGCAGCTGAAGTTGCAAAACAAATGGGTAAATAA
- a CDS encoding ABC transporter ATP-binding protein translates to MSEQINNKALLAAPLLEAKNLSHNFDYELFKNISLTLEKKESIAIIGTSGSGKSTLLNILSSLLKPTTGNVVFESKDLYSLKQNQLLKIRRDDFGIIFQAHYLFRGFSAIENLNIATLLSHTNLDLKLLKELNIDHVINQGVGELSGGQQQRLSIARILMKKPKIIFADEPTGNLDKDTANVVMNTLFRYIKENDAGLILVTHEEDLAFKCDKVYKLVDLKLVELKC, encoded by the coding sequence ATGAGTGAACAAATTAATAATAAGGCACTCCTTGCAGCCCCTTTACTAGAAGCAAAAAATCTATCTCATAACTTTGATTATGAACTTTTTAAAAATATTAGTCTAACTTTAGAAAAAAAAGAATCTATTGCAATTATTGGAACAAGTGGTAGTGGTAAATCGACTTTACTTAATATATTATCTTCACTTTTAAAGCCAACAACTGGTAACGTTGTTTTTGAAAGTAAAGATTTGTACTCTTTGAAGCAAAATCAGTTATTAAAAATAAGAAGAGATGATTTTGGAATTATTTTTCAAGCTCATTATTTATTTAGAGGGTTTAGTGCAATAGAGAACTTAAATATAGCAACTCTTTTAAGTCATACTAATTTAGATTTAAAACTTCTAAAAGAGTTAAATATTGACCATGTTATAAATCAAGGTGTTGGGGAGCTAAGTGGTGGACAGCAACAAAGGCTTTCGATTGCTAGAATTCTTATGAAAAAACCAAAAATAATTTTTGCTGATGAACCAACTGGGAATTTAGATAAAGATACTGCAAATGTAGTTATGAATACTCTTTTTAGATACATAAAAGAGAATGATGCAGGTCTTATCTTAGTTACTCATGAAGAAGACTTAGCTTTCAAATGTGATAAGGTTTATAAGTTGGTTGATTTAAAATTAGTGGAGCTAAAATGCTAA
- the rpsB gene encoding 30S ribosomal protein S2 — MVTMKDLLECGVHFGHQTRRWNPKMKKFIFGVRKNIYIIDLQKTLRYFRYTYNVVRDRAAEGQTMIFVGTKKQASETIKKAAESCGMPYVNHRWLGGMLTNFGTIKKSIRKLEIIKKMREEGQLDLLTKKEALMLTRKEEKLELYLGGIKEMNKLPDMMFVLDAVKEKIAIQEARRLGITVVAPLDTNCDPDVVDLPIPGNDDAIRSIHLFCNEMAAAMNEGKAALADANGEEVVEPISQAEKDELLAEAVAEGEDLNFGEGEEA; from the coding sequence ATGGTTACTATGAAAGACCTATTAGAGTGTGGTGTACACTTCGGACACCAAACAAGAAGATGGAATCCAAAAATGAAAAAATTCATTTTCGGTGTTAGAAAAAATATCTATATTATAGATTTACAAAAAACATTAAGATACTTCAGATATACATACAATGTTGTAAGAGATAGAGCTGCTGAAGGTCAAACAATGATCTTTGTTGGTACTAAAAAACAAGCTAGTGAAACTATTAAAAAAGCTGCTGAATCTTGTGGAATGCCATATGTAAACCACAGATGGTTAGGTGGAATGCTTACAAACTTTGGAACAATTAAAAAATCAATTAGAAAATTAGAAATTATTAAAAAAATGAGAGAAGAAGGACAACTTGACCTTTTAACTAAAAAAGAAGCTTTAATGCTTACTAGAAAAGAAGAAAAGTTAGAGTTATACCTTGGTGGAATTAAAGAAATGAACAAACTTCCTGATATGATGTTCGTTCTTGATGCAGTTAAAGAAAAAATTGCTATTCAAGAAGCTAGAAGATTAGGAATTACAGTTGTTGCACCTTTAGATACAAACTGTGATCCAGATGTTGTTGATTTACCAATTCCAGGAAATGATGATGCTATTAGATCAATTCATTTATTCTGTAACGAAATGGCTGCAGCTATGAATGAAGGTAAAGCAGCATTAGCTGATGCAAATGGAGAAGAAGTAGTTGAGCCTATTTCTCAAGCAGAAAAAGATGAGCTTTTAGCTGAAGCAGTTGCTGAAGGTGAAGATCTTAACTTTGGAGAAGGAGAAGAAGCGTAA